Proteins encoded by one window of Bacillus solimangrovi:
- a CDS encoding methyl-accepting chemotaxis protein: protein MLKKSLFAQIITITALLILFVSATLGGTSYWFSQNELTKSGKLDLRHLGEGVIPVLEHLNEQVESGYITLEEAQEKARLKLIGPKVEGNDQLFYDYSKSPYTYKQDGYIFGYNSVGEVAVHPTLPTGKNMFEAEGGKYKSLINELFNNSKQANVADRYVEFDYYKPGETKLSPKVAYTIYYEPWDWSLVAAAYEDELFESAGLLKLVTFAVSLLTLALSIIIMYFLLHKKLSALREITRGTARVADGHLDVEKITYESADEVGRTASAFNKMTDQLRNLVQNMQTVGQSTSQASHELSAFSEETTASSEEIGRAINEITNGTVSQATDIESINHRTESLAETMKDLTMKNTEILDLTGQSQQAVENGQKQIVTLQETNASSQGAIGNIDQVVQHLNAGVRKISNIVTTIEDVAKQTNLLALNASIEAARAGEHGKGFAVVAEEVRKLAEETNNATGEVHSMIKEIEEQTFESVSEMARTIEISQLLDGAVTDTENEFAVISTTIENIVQAINESSDAILSVGHSIDSLFESIQSVSATSEQTSAASEEVMASVHEQINAVRNTSSQAEALQQLSETLNDLIKRFDV from the coding sequence ATCCCTGTATTAGAGCATTTAAATGAGCAAGTTGAAAGTGGATATATTACGTTAGAAGAAGCGCAAGAGAAAGCGCGTTTAAAATTAATTGGACCGAAAGTAGAAGGAAATGATCAGCTATTCTATGATTATAGTAAATCTCCGTATACATACAAACAGGATGGTTATATCTTCGGTTACAACAGTGTTGGTGAGGTAGCTGTCCATCCAACATTGCCAACTGGTAAAAACATGTTTGAAGCGGAAGGTGGCAAGTATAAATCATTAATAAACGAGTTATTCAATAATAGTAAGCAAGCTAATGTGGCAGATCGCTACGTTGAATTTGACTATTACAAGCCAGGTGAGACGAAGCTAAGTCCAAAAGTAGCTTATACGATATACTATGAACCGTGGGATTGGTCTTTAGTTGCGGCTGCATATGAAGATGAATTATTTGAATCGGCTGGTTTGTTAAAGCTAGTAACATTTGCAGTATCGTTGTTGACACTAGCTTTGTCAATCATCATCATGTATTTCCTATTACATAAAAAATTAAGTGCATTAAGGGAGATTACGAGAGGAACAGCGAGGGTTGCTGACGGACACCTTGATGTTGAGAAAATTACTTATGAAAGTGCTGATGAAGTAGGTCGAACTGCAAGTGCGTTTAATAAGATGACCGACCAATTAAGAAACCTTGTTCAAAATATGCAGACAGTTGGACAAAGTACATCACAAGCTTCACATGAGTTATCTGCTTTTTCAGAGGAAACGACAGCGTCGAGTGAAGAAATTGGTCGAGCAATTAATGAAATTACAAATGGGACCGTTTCACAAGCAACAGATATCGAGTCGATTAATCATCGAACTGAATCGTTAGCAGAGACTATGAAAGATCTAACGATGAAAAACACTGAGATACTGGACTTAACGGGTCAGAGTCAACAGGCAGTTGAAAATGGTCAGAAGCAAATCGTTACATTACAAGAGACAAATGCAAGTTCACAAGGTGCAATTGGTAATATCGATCAAGTTGTACAACATCTAAACGCAGGTGTTCGAAAAATTTCAAACATCGTGACAACGATTGAAGATGTAGCAAAACAAACGAATTTGCTTGCATTGAATGCGTCAATCGAGGCTGCAAGAGCGGGAGAGCATGGAAAAGGTTTTGCTGTAGTTGCAGAAGAAGTTCGTAAGCTTGCCGAAGAAACAAACAATGCAACAGGTGAAGTTCACTCGATGATAAAAGAAATTGAGGAACAAACGTTTGAGAGTGTGTCAGAAATGGCGAGAACGATTGAGATTTCACAACTATTAGATGGTGCAGTAACCGATACAGAAAATGAATTTGCAGTTATTTCGACGACGATTGAAAATATTGTGCAAGCGATCAATGAGAGCAGTGATGCTATTTTATCTGTCGGTCATTCCATTGATAGCTTGTTTGAATCAATTCAAAGTGTAAGTGCAACATCAGAACAAACATCTGCTGCATCTGAAGAAGTGATGGCATCAGTTCATGAACAAATTAATGCTGTCCGAAATACATCTTCACAAGCAGAAGCACTGCAACAACTAAGTGAAACGTTAAATGATTTAATTAAGCGATTTGATGTGTAA
- a CDS encoding CPBP family intramembrane glutamic endopeptidase, translating into MWFLIIIVGFLLYVVIQLPFQMGFFGGFQGINLTIIGLLLAIFVIPLVYLGLKYLKLDFLKIGFTSNELRQDALLGSAFAIFFTLVQFLWLIPNTGGADRADISDVLIMLEYEWTNTFWYIPLGVIGGALTEEILYRGFFIGGLASIFKGSKISIYIASLLSILFFAAAHLPQDLVQWIDILVPTTAYTILYLYTNRLTASIVAHGLWNILAVILIISIYS; encoded by the coding sequence ATGTGGTTTTTAATCATTATTGTTGGGTTTCTTCTTTACGTTGTTATCCAGCTTCCTTTTCAAATGGGATTTTTCGGAGGATTCCAAGGAATAAATCTCACAATCATCGGACTTCTTCTTGCCATTTTTGTAATACCGTTAGTTTATTTAGGATTAAAGTATTTAAAATTAGATTTTCTAAAAATAGGATTTACTTCAAATGAGTTGAGACAAGATGCATTACTTGGTTCTGCTTTTGCTATTTTTTTTACCCTTGTGCAATTTCTTTGGCTCATCCCCAACACAGGTGGAGCAGATCGAGCAGATATTTCTGATGTTCTAATAATGCTTGAGTACGAATGGACTAATACCTTCTGGTATATTCCCTTGGGAGTAATTGGTGGGGCGTTGACTGAAGAAATATTATATAGAGGCTTCTTTATCGGAGGATTAGCCAGTATCTTTAAAGGATCTAAAATCTCTATCTATATAGCATCTTTGTTGTCTATCTTGTTCTTTGCTGCGGCACACCTTCCTCAAGATTTAGTCCAATGGATTGACATACTCGTTCCAACTACAGCCTACACAATTCTTTATTTATACACAAACAGATTGACAGCTTCTATTGTCGCACATGGATTATGGAATATACTGGCAGTTATACTTATTATCAGTATTTATTCATAA
- a CDS encoding IMP cyclohydrolase, whose product MLDSLCNANVNQLKKNSYPGRGIIVGLSPNSKKYYQVYWIMGRSSNSRNRIFVNEGGFVRTEAHDKNQLEDPTLIIYYPIKFYNDIHIVSNGDQTDTIYDSLINDESFECALNKREFEPDFPNLTPRISGMIDLNNEKMAYQLSILKSVQNDPNYCIRNYYNYERAVPGVGHCLHTYSENGNPLPSFVGEPFEVKLYDDIKDVGEFYWSALNEENKISLLVKSIDIEMKSTELFIINRNR is encoded by the coding sequence ATGTTAGATAGCTTATGTAATGCTAATGTTAATCAATTGAAGAAGAATTCCTATCCTGGTAGAGGCATAATTGTAGGTTTAAGCCCAAATTCCAAAAAATATTATCAAGTGTATTGGATAATGGGCAGAAGTAGCAATAGTAGGAATAGAATTTTCGTCAATGAAGGTGGGTTTGTTAGAACTGAGGCACATGATAAGAATCAGCTCGAAGACCCAACATTGATTATTTATTATCCTATCAAGTTTTATAATGATATTCATATTGTCTCAAACGGGGACCAGACGGATACGATTTATGATTCATTAATAAATGATGAATCATTTGAATGTGCCCTAAATAAGAGAGAATTCGAACCGGATTTTCCGAATCTTACTCCACGAATATCTGGAATGATTGATTTGAATAATGAGAAAATGGCTTATCAATTATCCATTTTAAAATCGGTTCAAAATGACCCTAATTATTGTATTAGAAATTATTATAATTATGAAAGAGCAGTTCCTGGGGTGGGACATTGTTTGCATACTTATTCTGAGAACGGCAATCCATTACCTTCTTTTGTAGGTGAACCATTTGAAGTAAAGTTATACGATGATATTAAGGATGTAGGAGAGTTTTACTGGAGTGCATTAAATGAAGAAAACAAAATCTCTCTGTTAGTAAAATCAATTGATATTGAAATGAAATCCACTGAATTATTTATTATTAATAGAAATCGATAA
- a CDS encoding alpha/beta fold hydrolase: MEIKYRNVNKTFKRLKVLGLALIAIVFLTLAAGFVYEYTSYKNVTSNFPPDGEMIDVGNRELHVNIKGEKTNLPPVVIETGFGSWSYDWSNIQKELSKHTEVITYDRAGYGWSDPHPNGYRIDTTIDDLSKVVDYSNVDTPVILVGHSLGGIYSRLFADKYPEKVSGLILVDARNEFLTEKETTFNDFYYEGQDLTVIRILSQFGFARLFGEGMISDIIPDYLSLEKYVNVQYDTPFLRTLNQESKQERTLDKLVADTQHLDDKPLTIITPSDIDKEIQSYAIELGYSEQEASDIDQNWKDSQKKLTNISNNSELILVPNSGHNMMFDQPNVIIEAILKMADDL, translated from the coding sequence TTGGAGATTAAATATAGGAATGTTAATAAAACATTTAAAAGGTTGAAAGTACTGGGATTAGCCTTGATTGCTATTGTTTTTCTTACGTTAGCAGCAGGTTTTGTATATGAATATACGAGTTACAAGAATGTTACAAGCAACTTTCCTCCAGATGGAGAAATGATTGATGTCGGAAACAGAGAGTTACATGTGAATATTAAAGGAGAAAAAACAAATCTTCCACCTGTTGTTATTGAAACAGGATTTGGTTCATGGTCATATGATTGGTCAAACATCCAGAAAGAGCTTTCAAAGCATACCGAAGTAATTACGTATGACCGAGCAGGGTATGGATGGAGTGATCCACATCCAAATGGTTATCGTATCGATACGACGATTGATGATTTAAGTAAGGTTGTAGATTATTCTAATGTTGATACCCCTGTAATATTAGTGGGTCATTCACTTGGAGGCATTTATTCTCGTCTCTTTGCAGATAAGTATCCTGAAAAGGTTTCAGGTTTAATTCTTGTTGATGCACGAAATGAATTTTTGACAGAAAAAGAGACGACATTTAATGATTTTTATTATGAGGGACAAGACTTAACTGTCATTCGTATTTTATCTCAATTTGGATTTGCTCGACTATTTGGGGAGGGAATGATTTCTGATATAATCCCTGATTACCTTTCCTTAGAAAAGTATGTCAATGTTCAATATGACACACCTTTTTTAAGAACATTAAATCAAGAATCTAAACAAGAAAGAACTTTAGATAAATTAGTGGCAGACACTCAACACTTAGATGATAAGCCTTTAACAATTATTACACCGAGTGATATAGATAAAGAAATTCAATCATATGCAATTGAATTAGGGTATTCAGAACAAGAGGCAAGTGATATTGATCAGAACTGGAAAGATTCGCAAAAGAAACTAACTAATATATCCAATAATAGTGAACTTATCTTAGTCCCAAATAGCGGTCACAATATGATGTTTGACCAACCTAATGTAATCATTGAAGCTATTTTGAAAATGGCTGATGACTTATAA
- a CDS encoding LEM-3-like GIY-YIG domain-containing protein, whose product MEKKFSKEVINKLKYYVYIYSDPSTNEIFYIGKGIGNRLFSHLTDPNDTEKTRLIKRIQKRGEEPKIEILIHGIEDEHTALKVEAAIIDVIGKDKLTNKVRGWQSGTFGRVEVNQLISHYEREQATIIEPSILIRINRMFRYDMTDIELYDSTRGIWRIGDDREKVEYAFSVFDGIVHEVYKVIAWFPAGSTFNTRGTLENEKRWEFVGQKAEESIRSKYIGKSVEHYLSRNHQSPIIYVNIKEK is encoded by the coding sequence ATGGAAAAGAAATTTTCAAAAGAAGTTATCAATAAATTAAAGTACTATGTGTATATTTACTCGGATCCTTCCACTAATGAAATTTTTTATATAGGTAAAGGAATAGGAAATAGATTATTCTCTCATTTGACGGACCCTAATGATACAGAAAAAACAAGACTTATTAAACGTATTCAGAAAAGGGGAGAAGAACCGAAAATAGAAATATTAATCCATGGAATAGAAGATGAACATACTGCATTAAAAGTTGAAGCTGCTATTATTGATGTTATTGGTAAAGATAAATTAACAAACAAAGTTCGTGGTTGGCAAAGTGGGACTTTTGGAAGAGTAGAAGTTAATCAATTGATATCGCATTATGAAAGAGAACAAGCTACTATTATCGAGCCTTCAATTTTAATACGTATAAATCGAATGTTTAGGTATGATATGACAGATATAGAGCTGTATGATTCTACAAGGGGGATATGGAGAATAGGAGATGATAGAGAAAAAGTAGAATATGCTTTCTCTGTTTTTGATGGAATTGTGCATGAAGTGTATAAAGTGATAGCGTGGTTTCCCGCAGGTAGTACATTCAATACAAGAGGAACCCTTGAAAATGAGAAGAGGTGGGAATTTGTTGGGCAAAAAGCTGAAGAATCCATTAGATCTAAATACATTGGAAAGTCTGTAGAACATTACCTTTCTCGGAACCATCAAAGTCCAATTATTTACGTAAATATTAAAGAGAAATAA
- a CDS encoding FIVAR domain-containing protein, which yields MKKRLSFMLKIILFLLLIMQSALPLFAYATVLKTETALPVIEKISLGNFHSVALASDGTVYTWGSNEYGQLGDGNIGWGMEQVSPIAISMPGGVTIEQVSAGGFHTIALASDGTVYTWGYNEYGQLGDGNSGEGTNQSSPTAIQMPRGVKFEQVSAGFDHTVALASDGRVYTWGGNAFGQLGDGNIGWGVDQSSPTAITIPGGAKIEQVSAGGDHTIALASDGTIYTWGRNNDGQLGDGNSGWGVDQSSPTVIPIPGGAKIEQISAGFAHTIALASDGTVYTWGRNNDGQLGGDNSGWGVDQSSPTVILISGGAKIEQVSAGGAHTVALASDETVYTWGSNEYGQLGYEAVANQVSPTAIPLPGGATIEQVSVGGDHTITLASDGTVYTWGKNSFGQLGDGSKTDQASPQKVLFSEYASKLETKISTSQALHDDSKEGNYRIGSKATFQTAIDTARSVLDDASNRTQADLSAAVSTLETVISIFESEKIGAGDKNALETKIIAAQSLHDDSKEGKSVGEYGIGSKATFQTAIDTAQAVFDDASNRTIAGVDAAILTLETAISTFESEIIRVDKSALETKISTAQVLHDDSKEGKSVGEYRIGSRVILQTEIDTAQSVLDDASNRTQEEVDTAVSTLEIAISIFESEKIGSRKKLPDIEKISLGFAHTVALASDGTVYTWGLNNSGQLGDGSLTNQSSPKAIQMPKGAKIEQVSAGSDHTVALASDGTVYTWGENTFGQLGNGDSGSGVEQVSPIAISIPGAASIEQVAAGGDHTIALASDGTLYTWGCNFDGQLGDGDSGEGTNQASPIAIQIPKGAKIKQVSAGSDHTIALASDGTLYTWGDNEFGQLGDGNNGLKAIQPSPTAISIPEGASIKQIKSGGDHTIALTSDGTLYTWGRNEYGQLGNGRSGWGFFESSPTAIQMPRGAKIEQITVGEEHTIALASDGTVYTWGLNDFGQLGNGNSGDFIRQANPTAIHMPILKGVSIEQVSVGGIHTAALASDGTLYTWGSNDYGQLGNGIMVPSQATPQKVLFSN from the coding sequence GTGAAAAAGCGATTATCGTTTATGTTGAAAATTATCTTATTTTTATTACTGATTATGCAAAGTGCGCTACCTTTGTTTGCCTACGCCACTGTGTTGAAAACCGAAACAGCATTACCTGTTATTGAGAAAATATCATTAGGAAATTTCCACTCAGTGGCGTTAGCGAGTGATGGGACGGTGTATACGTGGGGAAGTAACGAGTATGGTCAACTTGGAGACGGTAATATTGGATGGGGAATGGAACAAGTTAGTCCGATAGCGATCTCGATGCCTGGAGGAGTCACGATCGAACAAGTATCGGCAGGAGGCTTTCACACAATAGCGCTAGCAAGTGATGGAACGGTGTATACGTGGGGATATAATGAGTATGGTCAGCTGGGAGACGGGAATAGTGGAGAGGGAACGAATCAATCTAGTCCGACAGCGATCCAGATGCCCAGAGGAGTTAAGTTCGAACAAGTATCGGCAGGGTTTGACCACACAGTGGCGTTAGCAAGTGATGGAAGGGTGTATACGTGGGGAGGAAACGCTTTTGGCCAGTTGGGAGACGGTAATATTGGATGGGGAGTTGATCAATCTAGTCCGACAGCGATCACGATCCCCGGAGGAGCCAAGATCGAACAAGTATCGGCAGGAGGCGATCACACAATAGCGTTAGCAAGTGATGGAACAATATATACGTGGGGGAGAAATAACGATGGTCAGCTAGGAGACGGTAATAGCGGATGGGGAGTTGATCAATCTAGTCCGACAGTGATCCCTATCCCTGGAGGAGCCAAGATCGAACAAATATCGGCAGGATTTGCCCACACCATAGCGTTAGCAAGTGATGGAACGGTATATACGTGGGGGAGAAATAACGATGGTCAGCTAGGAGGCGATAATAGCGGATGGGGAGTTGATCAATCTAGTCCGACAGTGATCCTTATCTCTGGAGGAGCCAAGATCGAACAAGTATCTGCAGGAGGTGCACACACAGTAGCACTAGCAAGTGATGAAACGGTGTATACATGGGGAAGTAATGAGTATGGTCAGTTGGGATACGAAGCTGTGGCTAATCAAGTTAGTCCAACAGCGATCCCGCTCCCCGGAGGAGCTACGATCGAACAAGTATCTGTAGGAGGCGATCACACTATAACGCTAGCAAGTGATGGAACAGTGTATACGTGGGGAAAAAACAGTTTTGGTCAGCTAGGAGATGGGAGTAAGACTGATCAAGCTAGTCCACAAAAAGTTTTATTCTCGGAATATGCGAGTAAACTAGAAACAAAGATAAGTACCTCACAAGCCTTACATGATGATTCAAAAGAAGGAAATTATCGTATAGGATCAAAAGCAACATTCCAAACCGCGATCGATACAGCGCGATCAGTGTTGGATGATGCATCGAATCGAACGCAAGCAGACTTGAGTGCAGCCGTATCAACTTTAGAAACCGTAATATCAATCTTTGAATCAGAAAAGATAGGAGCTGGAGATAAGAATGCACTAGAAACAAAGATAATTGCCGCACAATCTTTACATGATGATTCGAAAGAAGGAAAGTCTGTTGGAGAATATGGTATAGGGTCAAAAGCAACATTCCAAACCGCGATTGATACAGCACAAGCAGTGTTTGATGATGCATCGAATCGAACAATAGCAGGAGTGGATGCAGCCATACTAACTTTAGAAACCGCGATTTCAACCTTTGAATCAGAAATTATAAGAGTAGATAAGAGTGCGCTAGAAACAAAGATAAGTACCGCACAAGTTTTACATGATGATTCGAAAGAAGGAAAGTCTGTTGGAGAATATCGTATAGGGTCAAGAGTAATACTCCAAACCGAGATCGATACAGCGCAATCGGTATTGGATGATGCATCGAATCGAACACAAGAAGAAGTGGATACAGCCGTATCAACTTTAGAAATAGCGATATCAATCTTTGAATCAGAAAAGATAGGATCTAGAAAGAAGTTACCTGATATTGAAAAAATTTCACTTGGATTTGCCCACACAGTGGCGCTAGCAAGTGATGGAACGGTGTATACGTGGGGATTAAACAATTCTGGTCAGCTGGGAGACGGTAGTTTGACTAATCAATCTAGTCCGAAAGCGATCCAGATGCCCAAAGGAGCCAAGATCGAGCAAGTATCGGCTGGAAGTGATCACACAGTAGCGCTAGCAAGTGATGGGACGGTGTATACGTGGGGAGAAAACACTTTTGGCCAGTTGGGAAATGGGGATAGTGGATCTGGAGTTGAACAAGTTAGTCCAATAGCTATTTCGATCCCCGGGGCAGCCAGTATCGAACAAGTAGCAGCAGGAGGAGATCATACAATAGCGCTAGCAAGTGATGGAACGTTGTATACGTGGGGATGTAACTTTGATGGTCAACTGGGAGACGGGGATAGTGGAGAGGGAACTAATCAAGCTAGCCCAATAGCGATTCAGATACCCAAAGGAGCCAAGATCAAACAAGTATCGGCTGGAAGTGATCATACAATAGCGCTAGCAAGTGATGGGACGTTGTATACGTGGGGAGATAACGAGTTTGGCCAGTTGGGAGACGGGAATAATGGATTGAAAGCTATTCAACCTAGTCCGACAGCGATCTCCATCCCTGAAGGAGCTAGTATCAAACAAATAAAGTCAGGGGGAGATCACACAATAGCGTTAACAAGTGATGGAACGTTGTATACGTGGGGAAGAAATGAGTACGGTCAGCTTGGAAACGGGAGAAGTGGTTGGGGATTTTTTGAATCTAGTCCGACAGCGATCCAGATGCCCAGAGGAGCCAAGATCGAACAAATAACTGTAGGGGAAGAACACACAATAGCGTTAGCAAGTGATGGAACAGTGTACACGTGGGGGTTAAACGATTTTGGCCAGCTAGGAAACGGGAATAGCGGAGATTTCATTCGTCAAGCGAATCCAACAGCGATTCATATGCCGATCCTCAAAGGAGTTAGTATTGAACAAGTATCAGTAGGAGGAATTCACACAGCGGCACTAGCAAGTGATGGAACGTTGTATACGTGGGGAAGTAACGATTATGGCCAGTTGGGAAACGGGATTATGGTACCTAGTCAAGCTACTCCACAAAAAGTTTTATTCTCTAATTAG